ACTCCACAATGTTATTAACATTGGTCTCCATTTCATTTTCACAGCTTCGGAAAGCCAGAGACCTGGAGAGTGGTAGTCGGGAGGTAAACTCTCATTTTCCATTATTCTTACCATACTGCCAttttattctgctttttaaatATCAAGTTATTTACAATAAAGCTATAACGTTCACAGAAATGTGTCAAGGCAATTCATAAAGACACAGGAAttgattagagtcgagagtgtggctctggaaaaggacagcaggtcaggcagcatacgaggagcaggagaatcgacgtttcgggcaaaagcccttcatcaggaatgatgcccaaaaagtcgattctcctgctcctcggatgctgcctgacctgctgtgcttttccagagtcacacttttcaactctgactcttcagtatctgcggtcctcactttctcacaggaATAGAGGAGTAGGTGAGCGGTTTGTGCGTTCATTTTCTGAAGTAGTTGATTGTGATGGAGACAGATACAAAGCTCTATGAGGAACAGGGATTGGAGTAATGCCTTCCTCACTAATCAATAAAGTCATTGATATCTACCTCAACTCAAGCATCAACATTTTTGTTTAACCAgtcaagtgatgtgggtgttttAGCTGGGCCcagtttttattgcccatccctaattgcccagagggcagttaagagtcatccacattggtgtgggtctgaagtcacatgtagggccaGACTGGGTAGGGAGGACAGTTTCCATCCTGAAGGGTcactaatgaaccagatgggttttacctgacaatcaacatcattaaacttttaatttcagatccttattaaattcaaattccaccatctgccatgatgttGCCATCAAGCCCAGGTTAATAGTTGAAGCAATTATACCTTATTGAGTCCTGGGGCCCAGAAATGCAGGTTTCAGCAGCTCAGAAGCTGGAGTCAGGCTGAAGGCAGCCAATCACTGTGGAAGCAGGAGCCTTCGGTAAGGCTGGAATAGAAAATATCCTCATGCTTTCTCACCACAACATATGCCCCGGTCCTTCAACTTAGATACACCCCACTTCCTGGTTAATGAGGAATTAATGTCCACCCAAAGTTAATAATGTTATTTCTCAAGTCATGAAACCTCAGTGAAACATTTTTGGGACCGGTTGGAGGTTttgaatatggacattttgcttCTTTCTTTCTATTGTGTCTTTTCGCCTCAGTCTAGTTTTACAATAACCTTCAAGAGTATTTGTTAAtattgtgtcttttttttgtaCTTACAGAATAACTATCGTTATTATGGAcagttttatccacctttatacagaCCTTATTATCCTTTTCAGCCTGGATACCCCAGGGTACCATTCAGTCCATATTACCCCATCTATCCCCAATTCCCTGGCTACTTCCCAAGCTACAACAAACTCCCTCAGTATCCAAACTTCCCTCAGTATCCAAACTATGGACCTGTATATAATGGGTTTTCAAGGAATTCCAATTCCGAACTCTCCAAGATAAAGGAAGATAATATTGTGGGACAAGGTGATCCACAAGAATATTCTGTGCTAAGCAATCCTAGACCTCTCAGCATAAGTTCTGAGGTTTCATTTGAAGATTCAAGCAGTATGGAATATACTGATTTCATGCCCTATGAGAATGTCCCATATGGTGGGCCGGGTTATGAGGTCCCTGGAGATCCAGATAATGAGGAACCGTTCGCACCAGATAATGAGGACTCCTTTCTACCAGGTAATGAGGGACCTTTTACACCAAGTGTTGATCCCAATGCTGTGGATGTTGGGGTTGAACAGGAATCGGAGACTGATGTTTCGAATCCAGAGCAACCTGTCCTCCCATACACTGACTCTGTGCAAGGAGGGGACCCATTGGGCTCAAACGTTGAAGATGATTCTGTGATCAGTGAGAGCCACAAGGGGCTGAACCAACAAAACACAATCTCTGAGCACAGATTGGACGTGAACCGTGATGGAAACATGAATAATGAACAATTTGCCAATCAGCAAATGTCAAATGGAAATTTGGACGAAGATGATCAAACTGAAGAGGatgaggtatttttcttctgtttttgcaATTTACAGCCAGGTAGTTGAAGAGATTAGTTAATTATTGATATGATATAAGGGGCTGAATCTTCTCACCCTCTTACATCTaagataggagtaggagtaggccatttggctccttgaacctgctctgccatacaATATGATCATTGAGTTCAATGCTCTAATCCCATCTTCATCCGATGACACCGGATGTGGTCAGGTGAGGATCCATTCTGATTCACATCTTGGTGTCTTTAAGAACAGTGCTCTCCAAGAATGCTGCAACACCTCTGGCATCAATGACATCAGAGacacaggccattcggcccactggtCAGTGTGATATTACTGCTCCTCACTAGCCTCTTCCCACAGCAATTACTacatcccaccctgccccctttcCTTCCAcgcatttctctctctccctctctgtgttgctGTTGGATATATCCAAGTTGGAACCCTCCAAGTTCAGTACTGAGCAGCTGTGCCTGAACCAAAAATGCCAATAGTTATAAAACAGCATGTCCTCACGCTTCCCTCCTCAGATTCCCACAGTGCCAAAGACTCCTGTTCCCAATGCAACATCTCATATTTCCAGCTGGTTGCCAGACTCTCTCCGaacactttctccccagcccaggagaaagtgaggactgcagatgctggagatcagagtcaaaaagtgtggtgctggaaaagcacagccggtcaggcagcatccgaggagcaggagagtcaacgttttgggaattcctgatgaagggcttatgctcgaaacgttgattcctctgctccttggatgctgcctgaccggatgtgcttttccagcacctcactttttgTCTCTTTCTCCCCAGCCTCCTGGACAGGCTGGGTAACACTTTCCAACATTTGTAGCAAGGATCTTCCACATGCAGTTGAACATTTGTCCGAATTCAGCCACTTTAGCAAATAATTAGTTGAGGACCAAAGTCAAAGCCTCATGTCCCTTGAAATTGTTGTTTAAACATCCTTCAGTCTGGCAGTGTTTTGGCACAGTGCTGATCCAGGAACCTGGCTTCGAGAGGTGGGTCTCAGCATGTCTGAGCAGGTGGGTGAAGGATGTCTGGAACAGTCTGTACCGATATTCAGTTGTCACATTTCTAAGGATCACACCTTGTTATGGATGCTTTAAAAAAACTAACATTGGGTTGGCCCAGTCCCAATTCTACAATTTCAAAGTAATTTCCAATCTCTTCGAAAGTCATTCATCCCAGGATACTGATGGAATCATTTCCTCCTGTTCATAGGCTTGGAATGTTGGTTTCAGCTTAGTGGATGTGGACTCAATTGGCCTTTCCAATGATTATGACGTTGATGGAATTGAAGAAGCTGATTCCAATAAGGAGGATAATGACGAGGAATCAAATGAAGATAACAGTGAACAAAATGAAGCCGGTGAGTATCACCTGAGGGTGGATTTACTGACAACAACATGAACAACTTGCATGCTCGGGTCAGATATGTCCTGGTCTGTTCTTAGGGCTCTTGTGCCACAATGgtagtgtctctgtctctgagccaggacaCTGGGCTCAAGGGCCTACCTGATCCAGAGGGATGTCATAATATTTCTGCTCTGTTTTGGTTAACTAAGTGACAGTAGCTTGACACTAAGTCTAACCTTTAAGCTGGAATGCTTATTTTCACCATTCCATTAGCAACAATGAAATTGATCTTAGTGGCTGGGCTGTTTGTTGTGTTTGATTATTTATTCAGggaatgtggatgttgctggttgGACCCAGcgtttatcacccatccctagctgccctagGGAGGGTGGTGAAGAGTTGTCTCCTTCCATCAGCAACAGTCTATTCTAACAGTAGATACGCTCACAATGCCATCTTGAGGATGTTTGGTCTGAATTTTCAATCTACAGTTTTTACCATTTTGTACTGTAGTAGTGATAAAGGAAGAATGTGTAGTTTAGAGATACTCACTCAAGACAATAGGCAGAGGTTGAGGTGAGGATTCACTCTCTTGAGGTGACATTAGATGGTCTTGGTGATGACAAGTACAAGATTTGAAGACTACCTCTGGTTTGAGTAATTGTTATGGAgatttctgaaaattcattcaGTGTGAATTATTCTTTCTGTTTCAGAGGACAGTAATCCCTACCTGGTCCTCCAGGATGCTGATTAACTGAATTAAAGGAGATGGTGGACGTAAGGTTCGGTTCCTTGTCCATGTTCTAGTCTTTGCTCTATTCAACGTGGTGCTgatggacagttctggtcacttgcATGACTGCACGTGTTATAGAAGGGAGCACTTTTCTTTTTACAGCTTAAAGACATTTATTTTATTTGGGGCATAAGGTTTCTGGTGTTGTATAGATTACATCATACAAAGGTCTGAACAGTTCCTCATCAACACCCTCAAGATTCTACCAAGGTGGTTCTGCATCTAAAAAACCCGAAATAATAATGAACTTGCACACAACTACTTTTCAGCGTTTTTGAGATGTGGGGTTGCTAGCATTTACTGTTCATCCCGAGCTacatttgagaaggtgggggtgagctgccttcttaaatcactgcagtccatgtgctgtaggtagacccacaatgccccttaggaagggaattccaggattctgacccactgacactgaaggaacagcgatatatttccaagtcaggatggtgaggggcttgggggggaacttgcagggggtggtgttcccatgtatctgctgctccttgtccttctagatggaaatgatcTTGGTTTTGGAAGTCCTGTTAAAGGAGCATTGGTGGCTTACTACagtcaaattcacttttaaatatTAGGGCACATCTGTTTTATGTAGCATTTAATGTTAAGCAATCAAAGAAATATGATATTAAGGACTTAGACATTGTATCAGACAGTGCTGACCCGTTGATCTGTACATGTTTATATTATCTGTATATCGGCATATCTGTGAGAGATAAAAGGCTTTAAAATGTTATTCTAATGAATAGGACTTGTTTGTGTAGATCGCTTGTATCTGCTCTTGTTGAATCTATTTGATAAATTTTACtcaataaaatattttcagaaaatcTTTTGTTCAGGAGTGATTTTAATTGTGTGGATGTTTGGGGCATGATGTAACAATTGCCCagggtgggtggcacggtggctcagtggttagcactgctgcctcacatcaccagggtcccaagttcaattcctgccttgggtgactgcctgcatggagtttgcacattctccccccttgCCTGTGTGGGTTCCCTTCTTGTCTTCCCCCCTgtaatccaaagacgtgcaggtcggGCAAAtgagccatgttaaattgtccataatgttaggtgcattagtcaggggtaagtagaggtgcaggtgggttactctttggagggccaatgtagacttgttgagccaagtggtatgtttccatactgtagggaatctaatcatgttaTTTTAATATTGTTGAATGACAGACATAGACACAAGCCTGGGCTCATATTTCTGGATGATTGCAATGAATAATCGAATTGCCGTAGTGCAGATAGAAGTGATTCAGCCTGTTAATtcttcactgaccctccaaaaatcATCCTACAGACCCACCCTGTCCCCAtaaaccatggctaacccacctagcctacatattcctggacactatgggtaatttagtatggccaatccatcgaaCCTGTAcctctttgggaggaaacccatgcagacacggggagaatgtgcaacctctacatagacagtcgcctgaggctggaattgaatctgggaggtgctgtgaggtagcagtgctaaccactgagccactgtgcttcccCAAATTCCAGCCCAATGGAATGTGTTTGAAGCTCCCACAGTGTTTCAGCAATTACTgaatctacctttccctttcacatctttctctctctctggctgcACTTTATACCATTCATTCTATTTCTCTCCTTCTGATATCCCtccatttcctcaaatccctATCCTCCCTTGCAGCCCTTCAGTTTCTTGTGGCCACCATCATCCCTGTGCTATCTGTTCTCATTCCTTCTTTGTTTCAGATGGCTTTACCAGCCTGTCGTCAGTCTGTACCATACAGCTTGGACCCAACTGACTCTGACAGCCCAGAACAGAGCAGTCCAGAAAGCACAGCAATGGCTCTACATCCTCagcaggctaaggaaattcagcatgtccacaaggggTGTTACCAATTTTTACTGATGCACCGTAGAAGGAATCCTATCTGGATGCGTCACAGCATGGTTTGTCTACTGCTCtaccaagactgcaagaaactacagtgtcataaacacagcccagcctcccatccactgactccatctacaattccagctgcctcaggaaagcagtcaacatcatcagagacccctccaaCCCAGTTagactctcttccaccctcttccatgaggcagaagatacaacagatttaagaacagcttcttccccactattatcagacttctgaatagaTCTCTTATATAAAAgagctgatctttctctgtaccttttCTGTtgttgtaacactatattctgcattctattctattatcctgatgtacttatgtagggtctgatttgtctggttagcatgcaaaacagtacttttccctgtatctcagtacatgggacaataataaatcaaatcaaatcaattcaaaccaAAGTGAATGTGCCTACACATCACTTTAACAGAGTCTCCCCTTAGTCTCTGAATGCCCAAGTTCTGTCCTCAGATTTTCTCACTGCTGAGTATTtcctcaattcccttttgaaagttattcttAAATCTGTGCTAgcctttcagacagtgcattccagatcataacaacaCACTGTGTCAAAAGAAATTTCCTCAATTTCCTACCAAtcttcaaacctgtgtccctccTGCAAGTGAGAATAGCTTCTTATTTATTCAGTCAAACACTTCATGACTTTGAATATCTCAGTTAAATTTCTTGTAAACCTCCCACTTTGTtctaaggagaataatcccaaatCCTTCAATCTCTCAAAGGAACTGAATTCCCTCATTCCTGCTCCATTTCCAATCAGGGCTCCCTCTTTGAGACATTCTTCCAAAAATGTGAACATAAAACTGCAGCAGAGTCCAAGACAGTCACCTGGCAGTGAGCTGAACTGAAATGGTGAGCTGCTAAtgagacctgggctcaattcaaTGTGGAGGTGTCAGAGTTAACAGTGATGTGCAGTTGGGAGTAATGCCAGAGCTGGGAGAGATGTCGGTACTGGGAGTTGATGTGGAATTTGGGAGCGATGTCGAAATTGGGAAACAGGTGGGTGCTGGGAATGATGTAGATGTTGGACTTGGGAGTGAGATGGGATTTGGGAGTGAGACAGGATTTCGGAGTGATGTGGGATTTGGGAGTGAGGTGGGATTTGGGAGTGATGGGGGATTTGGGAGTGATGGGCAATTTGGGAGTGAGGTGGGAGTTGGGATNNNNNNNNNNNNNNNNNNNNNNNNNNNNNNNNNNNNNNNNNNNNNNNNNNNNNNNNNNNNNNNNNNNNNNNNNNNNNNNNNNNNNNNNNNNNNNNNNNNNNNNNNNNNNNNNNNNNNNNNNNNNNNNNNNNNNNNNNNNNNNNNNNNNNNNNNNNNNNNNNNNNNNNNNNNNNNNNNNNNNNNNNNNNNNNNNNNNNNNNNNNNNNNNNNNNNNNNNNNNNNNNNNNNNNNNNNNNNNNNNNNNNNNNNNNNNNNNNNNNNNNNNNNNNNNNNNNNNNNNNNNNNNNNNNNNNNNNNNNNNNNNNNNNNNNNNNNNNNNNNNNNNNNNNNNNNNNNNNNNNNNNNNNNNNNGGGTTGGGAGTGAGGTGATATTTGGGAATGATGGGGGTTGGGAGTGAGGTGGGAtttgggagtggggtgggagtTGGGAGTTGGGAATGAGGGGATTTGGGAGTGATGTCATTATCGGGAGTGTTTCCTGCTTGAGAAGCTCCCCCAGACTCAGTGAAATGAACAGAGGTCCTGTGCTGGTGAACAGAACTGAAAAAGATGTACACTGCAGCTCTCTCAATTCAGAGGAGATCATTTGAACAATTGTAACGCGTTTGATAACCAatcccatctctgtaatcccccACCACCCTGTAATCTTTGAGACTTCAGCAGTGCCCTGTCTCTGGAATCTGGTGTATCTCCAATTGTAATCAATGCACCATTGATAGCTTCACTTTGAATTCTCCACCTCTCCCTGAGGACCATATTGGGCGTGTCAGCTCTGTTTATACACATTATGTCAGTCTGGGACTTGAAACCACAACCCTGTGAGTAACATGTGAGAGAGTGCTATCCCATCCaccacagaactgaacacaatcatAGTTTATCTAAGCCTCTCAAAATAATGATATCCTTGAACCCTCTCATTAATACTTTCACATCCCAGCAACACCCAGGGGATCAGTGGGTATTGTTTGAAATCTGCTATGTTTATTTTTTTTGTAGTTGCACAATTGGTGTCTAGTTTGTTGTGGTCTTTCCCCAGGCTGGAACAGCACAGATAGAAACAAACAGCCCAAGTAAACTTCAATATGAGGTCGGGAATTGTTGGCACTCAGCCAACAACAATCAGTCAGATTTGAGTTAGAGCTAAAAGTACATAATCAGAATCCAGACAGCAAGGATTGGCCAACTCAGTGATCTTTCCACAAGCTGCAGATTTAATTTGAAAtggcttttattctttttgcatttccagcactgtgaaatgttttatatttctctctgttctgttctATCCTTCCCCCTCAttaaaataaactggaaaatgTGCTTCATAAGATTTTGGACCCACAGAATGGTTATAGGATAGAGTAGGCCACTTATcccattgtgtctgtgttggCTGTCTGTGAGAATAATTTGGCCCATCTCACAATGCTCTCCCTTAACTCTGTACATTCTTTGGCTTTCAGTTGCTTAGGCAATCTTTTGAAAGTTCCAGTTGATGTAACCTCTGCCACATtctcagtcagtgcattccaaaccccaATCACTTGCTCATGAACAAAATTACTCTCAGTTTACCATTGCTCCTTCTGCCAATTGGTGCCCCTTGCTTGGTGCCCTCTGATTCTTCGCCCATTCCCAAATGGGAACTGTTTGTCCCTTCCTGCTCTGTCCAGACTCCACatgatttttttccctttaattGAGCGTCCGCCCCCAGGGGATAGTGAGGACTGTagctgctggagagtcagagttgataaagtgtggcgctggaaaagcacagcagctcaggcagcatccgaggagcaggagagttgacattttggccAGAATTCTTCATCAACCCTTTCCCAGGACAATTTAAATCCCAGcagctgctgtgatgggatttgaaccaaggtccccAGCATCAACCTGTGCTTCCAGATGTCTAGTGCAGTGACACTGTCACTGTAACTTCCCCTCCCTGTGTCAAGGCCAATATCACCCATTCATTTCAAACCTTCAGCAGATGGCAAACTCTCACAGTGTCTCTGATCCCGAGCATTCAAGATGGCGGCGCTGACAAGGTAAGCAGCATTCAGGCTCCTGCACCCATCCGCTGCAGACCAGCTGCTTCCTGACTTCTTTCCTCACTCTTTttatcttctttctttctcttttactttttcttttacaACTTCTTCTTCCTGTCAGTGAGGTGGGCCCAGAGATGAAGAGATGGTGCCTGAAGAGCAGCAACTCCTTTGgtggtgggtccagtgcaggcaGCAGAGGGGTGGTGGAGCAGTCGTCATTGGTGAGCCAACTTAGGACTCATGGTGGAAGTGGCCAAATGAAGATGGACtctttcagctttatctttttattcttaaaatattcaaatggcACCGGATTGTGGCGCTGGTTGAAGCTTTCCATTGTATTTTACGGTGTTGTTCATTGTAGAGCACCAGTgacaataaaataattc
The nucleotide sequence above comes from Chiloscyllium plagiosum isolate BGI_BamShark_2017 chromosome 32, ASM401019v2, whole genome shotgun sequence. Encoded proteins:
- the LOC122539298 gene encoding uncharacterized protein LOC122539298 gives rise to the protein MQTVVLTLCLVVVALANPLRKARDLESGSRENNYRYYGQFYPPLYRPYYPFQPGYPRVPFSPYYPIYPQFPGYFPSYNKLPQYPNFPQYPNYGPVYNGFSRNSNSELSKIKEDNIVGQGDPQEYSVLSNPRPLSISSEVSFEDSSSMEYTDFMPYENVPYGGPGYEVPGDPDNEEPFAPDNEDSFLPGNEGPFTPSVDPNAVDVGVEQESETDVSNPEQPVLPYTDSVQGGDPLGSNVEDDSVISESHKGLNQQNTISEHRLDVNRDGNMNNEQFANQQMSNGNLDEDDQTEEDEAWNVGFSLVDVDSIGLSNDYDVDGIEEADSNKEDNDEESNEDNSEQNEAEDSNPYLVLQDAD